A genomic region of Burkholderia humptydooensis contains the following coding sequences:
- a CDS encoding efflux transporter outer membrane subunit: protein MCTSRPTSRAHRGRLRGAALALGCAALVAGCAVGPDFVRPARPSVAGYVPDDAARTRFAASGATQTLAPDAPFPDAWWRLFGSRKIDAAVDDAFAGSPTLARAQATLARSEHELIAGAGVFYPQADAQAGASRQRYVPLRTGANLPASIFNLFTLSTTVSYALDIWGGERRNVEGLAAQADAQRHALAAARLTLAANVVNTMIARAAYADEIAVTRELIALTDEQIRLTRAQVNAGASAYSAVLSLEAARASLDASLPALEQKTGEADDLLATLAGRYPAERAPPELSLAEIALPAELPQTVPSELVRRRPDILQAEAALHAASANIGVATAALFPGVTLSASGGFDATRASALFGAAGKTWSVGASITAPLFHGGALWYQRKAAIDAFDESSAAYRQTVLSAFAQVADTLRALDHDAAALDAQSRATDAAREALRLVTIEFETGAAGYLQVLAADQQYRQARLAWVQASAQRLQDTVALYAALGGGWGDSRQR, encoded by the coding sequence ATGTGTACATCGCGTCCGACTAGTCGCGCGCACCGGGGCCGGCTGCGCGGCGCTGCGCTCGCGCTCGGCTGCGCGGCGCTCGTCGCCGGCTGCGCGGTGGGGCCCGACTTCGTCCGGCCCGCGCGGCCGTCCGTCGCGGGCTACGTGCCGGACGACGCCGCGCGCACGCGCTTCGCGGCGAGCGGCGCGACGCAGACGCTCGCGCCCGACGCGCCGTTTCCCGATGCGTGGTGGCGGCTGTTCGGCTCGCGCAAGATCGACGCGGCCGTCGACGACGCGTTCGCCGGCAGCCCGACGCTCGCGCGCGCGCAGGCGACGCTCGCGCGCAGCGAGCACGAGCTGATCGCGGGCGCGGGCGTGTTCTATCCGCAAGCCGACGCGCAGGCGGGCGCGTCGCGGCAGCGCTACGTGCCGTTGCGCACGGGCGCGAATCTGCCCGCGTCGATCTTCAATCTGTTCACGTTGTCGACGACGGTCAGCTATGCGCTCGACATCTGGGGCGGCGAGCGGCGCAACGTCGAAGGGCTCGCCGCGCAGGCCGACGCGCAGCGCCATGCGCTTGCGGCCGCGCGCCTGACGCTCGCCGCGAACGTCGTCAACACGATGATCGCGCGCGCCGCGTATGCGGACGAGATTGCGGTCACGCGCGAGCTGATCGCGCTGACGGACGAGCAGATCCGCCTCACGCGCGCGCAGGTGAACGCGGGCGCGAGCGCATACTCGGCCGTGCTTTCGCTCGAGGCGGCGCGCGCGTCGCTCGATGCGTCGCTGCCCGCGCTCGAGCAGAAGACCGGCGAGGCCGACGACCTGCTCGCCACGCTCGCGGGCCGCTATCCGGCCGAGCGCGCGCCGCCTGAGCTGTCGCTCGCCGAAATCGCATTGCCGGCGGAGCTGCCGCAGACGGTGCCGTCCGAGCTCGTGCGCCGCCGGCCCGACATCCTGCAGGCCGAGGCGGCGCTGCATGCGGCGAGCGCGAACATCGGCGTCGCGACCGCGGCGCTGTTTCCGGGCGTCACGCTGTCCGCATCGGGCGGCTTCGACGCCACGCGCGCGTCCGCGCTGTTCGGCGCGGCGGGCAAGACGTGGAGCGTGGGCGCGTCGATCACCGCGCCGCTCTTTCATGGCGGCGCGCTCTGGTATCAGCGCAAGGCCGCGATCGACGCGTTCGACGAATCGAGCGCCGCGTATCGGCAAACTGTGCTGAGCGCATTCGCGCAGGTTGCCGACACGTTGCGCGCGCTCGATCACGACGCGGCGGCGCTCGATGCGCAGTCGCGCGCGACGGACGCGGCGCGCGAAGCGTTGCGGCTCGTGACGATCGAATTCGAGACGGGCGCGGCCGGCTATCTTCAGGTGCTGGCGGCCGATCAGCAATACCGGCAGGCGCGGCTTGCGTGGGTGCAGGCGAGCGCGCAGCGGCTGCAGGACACGGTCGCGCTGTATGCGGCGCTCGGCGGCGGGTGGGGCGATTCGCGGCAACGGTGA
- a CDS encoding efflux transporter outer membrane subunit, translated as MTMRNDARHDERHQRRPGIARRAPRHAAALTLCAAVSGCLSLAPDYARKPPPVPASYPAYPGDPSGADARALGQLDWRAYFVDPRLQALIETALANNRDLRIAVQRVEEARATYGIRRADQFPTIAANAAYLRFREPGGLLLPSPIIGELYSASLSEVQWEIDFWGRVRSLKAAALDTFLASDASRRAVTVSLIGQVADAYLALCAYGERLALTNETIASRRDSLRIFRRRYEEGAISKLDLTQSEILLQQAQTLGSQLQQARDVQQHALDLLVGTSAAAPTPASLDDASIAPDLAPGLPSELLANRPDIVAAEYQLRAAHANIGAARAAFFPRIALTGSIGTGSTELHNLFASGTTAWNFIPNLSVPIFDAGRNIGNLKLANARRDEALAQYEKTVQAAFRDVADALAARHWLADQVRIAQETLATQSERARLAKLRYDSGAARFLEVLDAQRDLLNAQQQLVQTRRALLASRVALYAALGGRLDEPARDGAAPRSSSEPPAQQGPLS; from the coding sequence ATGACCATGCGCAACGATGCGCGTCACGACGAACGGCATCAGCGGCGGCCCGGCATCGCGCGCCGCGCGCCGCGGCACGCCGCCGCGCTCACGCTGTGCGCGGCCGTGTCGGGTTGCCTGTCGCTCGCGCCCGACTACGCGCGCAAGCCGCCGCCCGTGCCCGCTTCCTACCCGGCCTATCCGGGCGACCCGTCAGGCGCCGATGCGCGCGCGCTCGGCCAGCTCGACTGGCGCGCGTATTTCGTCGACCCGCGCTTGCAGGCGCTGATCGAAACCGCGCTCGCGAACAACCGCGATCTGCGGATCGCCGTGCAGCGCGTCGAGGAGGCGCGCGCGACGTACGGCATCCGCCGCGCGGACCAGTTCCCGACGATCGCCGCGAACGCCGCGTACCTGCGCTTTCGCGAGCCGGGCGGCCTGCTGCTGCCGAGCCCGATCATCGGCGAGCTGTATTCGGCGTCGCTCAGCGAAGTGCAATGGGAGATCGACTTCTGGGGCCGCGTGCGCAGCCTGAAGGCGGCCGCGCTCGACACGTTCCTCGCGAGCGACGCGTCGCGCCGCGCGGTGACGGTGAGCCTGATCGGCCAGGTCGCCGACGCGTATCTGGCGCTGTGCGCATACGGCGAGCGCCTTGCGCTCACGAACGAGACGATCGCGAGCCGCCGCGACTCGCTGCGGATCTTCCGCCGGCGCTACGAGGAAGGCGCGATTTCGAAGCTCGATCTGACGCAATCGGAAATCCTGCTGCAGCAGGCGCAAACGCTCGGCTCGCAGCTCCAGCAGGCGCGCGACGTGCAGCAGCACGCGCTCGACCTGCTCGTCGGCACGAGCGCGGCCGCGCCTACGCCCGCGTCGCTCGACGACGCGAGCATCGCGCCCGATCTCGCGCCCGGCCTGCCGTCCGAGCTGCTCGCGAACCGGCCCGACATCGTCGCGGCCGAGTATCAGTTGCGCGCCGCGCACGCGAACATCGGCGCCGCGCGCGCCGCGTTCTTCCCGCGCATCGCGCTGACGGGCTCGATCGGCACCGGCAGCACCGAGCTGCACAACCTGTTCGCGTCCGGCACGACCGCTTGGAACTTCATTCCGAACCTGTCGGTGCCGATCTTCGATGCGGGCCGCAACATCGGCAACCTGAAGCTTGCGAACGCGCGCCGCGATGAAGCGCTCGCGCAATACGAGAAGACGGTCCAGGCGGCGTTTCGCGACGTCGCCGACGCGCTCGCCGCGCGCCACTGGCTCGCCGATCAGGTGCGCATCGCGCAGGAGACGCTCGCGACGCAATCCGAGCGCGCGCGGCTCGCGAAGCTGCGCTACGACAGCGGCGCCGCTCGCTTTCTCGAAGTGCTCGACGCGCAGCGCGACCTGCTGAATGCGCAGCAGCAGCTCGTGCAGACACGCCGCGCGCTGCTGGCGAGCCGCGTCGCGCTGTACGCGGCGCTCGGCGGCCGTCTCGACGAGCCCGCGCGCGACGGCGCCGCGCCGCGCTCATCCTCCGAACCCCCAGCGCAACAAGGTCCGTTGTCATGA
- a CDS encoding universal stress protein produces MYQQIMVALDGSDISKRALAEAIKIAKATGGRVHAVYVVDKSVVFSYAGHFDPNALLEGFRDDGRKALVEAEKEMETAQVPGDAELFETAGIGEEVAQALERCAKQHGADLVVLGTHGRRGVRRVVLGSVAERFLRASHCPVLLVRGEEAEHQVQV; encoded by the coding sequence ATGTATCAGCAGATCATGGTGGCGCTCGACGGCAGCGACATCTCGAAGCGCGCCCTGGCCGAGGCGATCAAGATCGCGAAGGCGACGGGCGGGCGCGTCCATGCGGTGTACGTCGTCGACAAGTCGGTGGTGTTCAGCTACGCGGGCCATTTCGATCCGAACGCGCTTCTCGAAGGTTTCCGCGACGACGGCCGCAAGGCGCTCGTCGAAGCGGAAAAAGAGATGGAAACCGCGCAGGTGCCGGGCGATGCCGAGCTGTTCGAGACGGCCGGCATCGGCGAGGAAGTCGCGCAGGCGCTCGAGCGCTGCGCGAAGCAGCACGGCGCCGATCTCGTCGTGCTGGGCACGCACGGCCGCCGCGGCGTGCGGCGCGTCGTGCTCGGCAGCGTCGCCGAGCGTTTCCTGCGCGCGTCGCACTGCCCGGTGCTGCTCGTGCGCGGCGAGGAAGCCGAGCATCAAGTGCAGGTATGA
- a CDS encoding TetR/AcrR family transcriptional regulator, whose amino-acid sequence MRNRNGNERAAAARHEAPARPPRCRLPADIRINQILDAALAEFSASGFAGARIDDIAARAGMSKGGVYTHFGSKDEIFEALLERALMPPLLGAPNAARAARASAAPVPAFESLAAIVDLLAGDLYTWSTSEPVIAMLRLLIAESRRAPHAAERWRKHVEHAFATAVGRLVRQGVDAGELRDGIAARTPLLLVAPLTQACLRRALRAAPPSRREVAASRRDYARFIEELLTR is encoded by the coding sequence ATGCGAAACCGGAACGGCAACGAGCGGGCGGCTGCGGCGCGACACGAGGCGCCGGCCCGGCCGCCGCGCTGCCGCCTGCCCGCCGATATCCGCATCAACCAGATCCTCGACGCGGCGCTCGCCGAGTTCTCGGCGAGCGGCTTCGCGGGCGCGCGGATCGATGACATCGCCGCGCGCGCGGGGATGTCGAAGGGCGGCGTCTACACGCACTTCGGCAGCAAGGACGAGATCTTCGAGGCGCTGCTCGAGCGCGCGCTGATGCCGCCGCTGCTGGGCGCACCGAACGCGGCGCGCGCCGCTCGTGCGTCCGCCGCGCCCGTGCCCGCATTCGAATCGCTCGCGGCAATCGTCGATCTGCTCGCCGGCGATCTCTACACGTGGTCGACGAGCGAGCCGGTGATCGCGATGCTGCGTCTGCTGATCGCCGAAAGCCGGCGCGCGCCGCACGCGGCCGAGCGTTGGCGCAAGCACGTCGAGCATGCGTTCGCGACGGCGGTCGGCCGGCTCGTGCGGCAGGGCGTCGATGCGGGCGAGTTGCGCGACGGCATCGCCGCGCGCACGCCGCTGCTGCTCGTCGCGCCCCTCACGCAAGCCTGTCTGCGGCGGGCGCTGCGCGCCGCGCCCCCGTCCCGGCGCGAGGTTGCCGCGTCGCGCCGCGACTACGCGCGCTTCATCGAGGAACTGCTGACCCGGTGA
- a CDS encoding ABC transporter permease, whose protein sequence is MNGILRLAFKLLVNDSAKFTALIVGITFAVFLMVEMTSLFAGILNKSSSTVINVGAKVWVMDPGVQTIASSIGMPAYVLDAVRSVDGVKYAVPIYSGGALVKLADGTYQAVTVIGLDDASLLGRPTMKAGRIEDIYAENGFIAIDDAEFPKLKNPKLGTTFELNDNRGVIVGIAKVASSGLFGTPTLYTTYARATRYIPSTRYTTSYILVEPKSDRDVARIKREVAALGYRAYTKEEFMKRISDFYKYETGVGTNILLMTAISFIVGLSISGQTFYTFIIENLEKFGALKAIGAKNRELVAMILFQATFTALTGYGLGVGLCTALISFARLRLPSYAALITYGNLALAFGMVVVIAGLSSYLGVRRVLQIEPFDIFRG, encoded by the coding sequence GTGAACGGGATCCTGAGGCTCGCGTTCAAGCTGCTCGTCAACGACAGCGCGAAGTTCACCGCACTGATCGTCGGGATCACGTTCGCCGTGTTCCTGATGGTCGAGATGACGTCGCTGTTCGCAGGGATCCTGAACAAATCGTCGTCGACCGTCATCAACGTCGGCGCGAAGGTGTGGGTGATGGACCCCGGCGTGCAGACGATCGCGAGCAGCATCGGCATGCCGGCCTACGTGCTCGATGCGGTGCGCAGCGTCGACGGCGTCAAGTACGCGGTGCCGATCTATTCGGGCGGCGCGCTCGTGAAGCTTGCCGACGGCACCTATCAGGCCGTCACGGTGATCGGCCTCGACGACGCGAGCCTGCTCGGCCGGCCGACGATGAAGGCGGGCCGCATTGAGGACATCTACGCGGAAAACGGCTTCATCGCGATCGACGACGCCGAGTTCCCGAAGCTGAAGAACCCGAAGCTCGGCACGACGTTCGAGCTGAACGACAACCGCGGCGTGATCGTGGGCATCGCGAAGGTCGCGAGCAGCGGCCTGTTCGGCACGCCGACGCTCTACACGACCTACGCGCGCGCGACGCGCTACATCCCGTCGACGCGCTACACGACGTCGTACATCCTCGTCGAGCCGAAGTCGGACCGCGACGTCGCGCGCATCAAGCGGGAAGTCGCCGCGCTCGGCTATCGCGCGTACACGAAAGAAGAATTCATGAAGCGCATCTCGGACTTCTACAAGTACGAGACGGGCGTCGGCACGAACATCCTGCTGATGACGGCGATCAGCTTCATCGTCGGGCTGTCGATCTCGGGCCAGACGTTCTATACGTTCATCATCGAGAACCTCGAAAAATTCGGCGCGCTGAAGGCGATCGGCGCGAAGAACCGCGAGCTCGTCGCGATGATCCTGTTCCAGGCGACGTTCACCGCGCTCACGGGCTATGGCCTCGGCGTCGGCCTCTGCACCGCGCTCATCAGCTTCGCGCGGCTGCGCCTGCCGAGCTACGCGGCGCTCATCACGTACGGCAATCTCGCGCTCGCGTTCGGCATGGTCGTCGTGATCGCGGGGCTGTCGAGCTATCTCGGCGTGCGCCGCGTGCTGCAGATCGAGCCGTTCGACATTTTCAGGGGATGA
- a CDS encoding DUF2964 family protein, translating to MMHSDRKAIASTVAVFASQAGLIGAVRGLLVADGSAPYFVLFAIAAGMLGFVDLYCRPIFAPAFARQRVAFADRRRGGTRDAS from the coding sequence ATGATGCATTCTGACCGCAAGGCAATCGCCTCGACCGTCGCCGTGTTCGCTTCGCAAGCCGGCCTGATCGGCGCGGTGCGCGGGCTGCTCGTCGCCGACGGCTCGGCTCCGTATTTCGTGCTGTTCGCGATCGCGGCGGGCATGCTCGGTTTCGTCGACCTGTATTGCCGGCCGATCTTCGCCCCCGCGTTCGCGCGGCAGCGCGTCGCATTCGCCGACCGTCGCCGGGGGGGCACGCGCGACGCATCGTGA
- a CDS encoding ABC transporter ATP-binding protein, with the protein MTMTGLAIDARGLTKWFGEGDARTRALADVSVQARFGEMLLIVGPSGSGKTTLLSVMSGILRPDAGSVIVDGVDLWAQDNDAIAEFRLNRIGFVFQDYHLFPRLTTAENVAIPLILKRRDWNRALADAHEYLDVVGLRNRASLPPVKLSGGEQQRVAIARAIVSQPDILILDEPTASLDGDTGRTIIDFVKHKVLSDKRCIVIVTHDSRIFDYADRILRMEDGKLTAIENGSGL; encoded by the coding sequence ATGACGATGACGGGGCTGGCGATCGACGCGCGCGGGCTCACCAAGTGGTTCGGTGAGGGCGACGCGCGCACGCGCGCGCTCGCTGACGTGTCGGTGCAGGCGCGTTTCGGCGAGATGCTGCTGATCGTCGGGCCGTCGGGCAGCGGCAAGACGACGCTGCTCAGCGTGATGTCCGGCATCCTGCGGCCGGACGCGGGCAGCGTGATCGTCGACGGCGTCGATCTGTGGGCGCAGGACAACGACGCGATCGCCGAATTCCGGCTCAACCGGATCGGCTTCGTGTTTCAGGACTACCATCTGTTTCCGCGCCTGACGACGGCCGAGAACGTCGCGATTCCACTGATCCTCAAGCGCCGCGACTGGAATCGCGCGCTCGCCGACGCGCACGAATATCTCGACGTCGTCGGCCTGAGGAACCGCGCGTCGCTGCCGCCCGTGAAGCTGTCGGGCGGCGAGCAGCAGCGCGTCGCGATCGCGCGCGCGATCGTGAGCCAGCCGGACATCCTGATTCTCGACGAGCCGACGGCGTCGCTCGACGGCGACACGGGCCGCACGATCATCGATTTCGTCAAGCACAAGGTGCTCAGCGACAAGCGCTGCATCGTCATCGTCACGCACGACAGCCGCATCTTCGACTACGCGGACCGCATCCTGCGAATGGAGGACGGCAAGCTCACCGCGATCGAGAACGGGAGCGGCCTGTGA
- a CDS encoding HlyD family secretion protein, which translates to MKRRIVFVAAIVGFLASVAAAWVYSIQEPPQPPVFKPASNPYPRGVYATGIVESDQTSGANVNLYPDVTGPVTRIFVHEGDAVKAGDALLALDDSVQKATAAQLAAQADAAQAMLDELKAQPRRETLDVAAAQVEAAAASLKTAQDQYDKQQRAFAIDPKAVSRDALDNASNGVKVARANLAVVTRQYRLMRAGAWAYDVRNQEKQTAALRKAADASAALLARYTLRAPADGVVLAMNAALGSYLSPQGMYDTYTQGTTPAIVLGSPASRLQVRCYVDEILISRLPAGKVPHAHMSVRGTTTEADLAFVRVQPYVTPKIQLSDQRTERVDVRVLPVIFRVVPRKDLRLFPGQIVDVYIASD; encoded by the coding sequence GTGAAGCGGCGTATCGTCTTCGTCGCCGCGATCGTCGGGTTTCTCGCGAGCGTCGCCGCCGCGTGGGTCTACAGCATCCAGGAGCCGCCGCAGCCGCCCGTGTTCAAGCCCGCGTCGAACCCGTATCCGCGCGGCGTCTACGCGACGGGCATCGTCGAGAGCGATCAGACCTCCGGCGCGAACGTGAACCTGTATCCGGACGTCACGGGCCCGGTCACGCGGATCTTCGTGCACGAGGGCGATGCGGTGAAGGCGGGCGACGCGCTCCTCGCGCTCGACGATTCCGTGCAGAAGGCGACCGCCGCGCAACTTGCCGCGCAGGCGGACGCCGCGCAGGCGATGCTCGACGAGCTGAAGGCGCAGCCGCGCCGCGAGACGCTCGACGTCGCCGCCGCGCAGGTGGAGGCGGCCGCCGCGAGCCTGAAGACCGCGCAGGATCAGTACGACAAGCAGCAGCGCGCGTTCGCGATCGATCCGAAGGCCGTGAGCCGCGACGCGCTCGACAACGCATCGAACGGCGTGAAGGTCGCGCGTGCGAACCTCGCTGTCGTCACGCGCCAGTACCGGCTCATGCGCGCGGGCGCGTGGGCCTACGACGTTCGCAACCAGGAGAAGCAGACCGCCGCGCTGCGCAAGGCGGCGGACGCGTCGGCCGCGCTGCTCGCGCGCTACACGCTGCGCGCGCCGGCGGACGGCGTCGTGCTCGCGATGAATGCGGCGCTCGGCTCGTATCTGTCGCCGCAGGGCATGTACGACACGTACACACAGGGCACGACGCCCGCGATCGTGCTCGGCTCGCCCGCGAGCCGCCTGCAGGTGCGCTGCTACGTCGACGAAATCCTGATCAGCCGGCTGCCGGCGGGCAAGGTGCCGCACGCGCACATGTCGGTGCGCGGCACGACGACCGAGGCGGATCTCGCGTTCGTGCGCGTGCAGCCGTACGTGACGCCGAAGATCCAGTTGTCCGACCAGCGGACCGAGCGCGTCGACGTGCGCGTCCTGCCCGTGATCTTCCGCGTCGTGCCGCGCAAGGACCTGCGGTTGTTTCCCGGGCAGATCGTCGATGTGTACATCGCGTCCGACTAG
- a CDS encoding HlyD family secretion protein yields the protein MIQVTRKQIAAAAAVVVVALGGYYGWTLLRHQGPGDGFASGNGRIEATEIDVATKLPGRIDAILVDEGDFVKAGQPLANMQIQVLRAQYDEANAQRQRALNTAAGVQSQVAQRKSDKAAAQAMVVLRDSELDAAQRRLARSETLSREGASSMQELDDDRARARSAQAAVSAAAAQVAAAQAAIEATEAQLVAAHSAVTAADATVARVQADIDDSQLASPRDGRVQYRVAQPGEVLPAGGKVLNLVDLSDVYMTFFLPETVVGKVALGADARIILDAAPNYVIPATVSFVSSTAQFTPKTVETANERQKLMFRVKARIDRELLQKHLKLVKTGLPGVAWVRVDQGKPWPAQLMVKVPQ from the coding sequence ATGATCCAAGTCACCAGGAAGCAGATCGCCGCAGCAGCAGCCGTCGTCGTGGTCGCGCTCGGCGGTTACTACGGCTGGACGCTGCTGCGCCACCAGGGCCCGGGCGACGGCTTCGCGAGCGGCAACGGCCGCATCGAGGCCACCGAGATCGACGTCGCGACGAAGCTGCCCGGCCGCATCGACGCGATCCTCGTCGACGAAGGCGATTTCGTGAAGGCCGGCCAGCCGCTCGCGAACATGCAGATCCAGGTGCTGCGCGCGCAGTACGACGAAGCGAACGCGCAGCGGCAGCGCGCGCTGAACACCGCGGCCGGCGTTCAATCGCAGGTCGCGCAGCGAAAGAGCGACAAGGCGGCCGCGCAGGCGATGGTCGTGCTGCGCGACAGCGAACTCGACGCCGCCCAGCGCCGGCTCGCGCGTTCGGAAACGCTGTCGCGCGAAGGCGCATCATCGATGCAGGAGCTCGACGACGATCGCGCGCGCGCGCGCAGCGCGCAGGCGGCCGTATCCGCGGCGGCCGCGCAGGTCGCCGCCGCGCAGGCCGCGATCGAGGCGACCGAGGCGCAACTCGTCGCCGCGCACTCGGCTGTGACGGCGGCCGACGCGACGGTCGCGCGCGTGCAGGCCGACATCGACGACAGCCAGCTCGCGTCGCCGCGCGACGGCCGCGTCCAGTACCGCGTCGCGCAACCGGGCGAGGTGCTGCCGGCGGGCGGCAAGGTGCTCAATCTCGTCGATCTTTCGGATGTCTACATGACGTTCTTCCTGCCGGAGACGGTCGTCGGCAAGGTCGCGCTCGGCGCCGACGCGCGCATCATCCTCGACGCCGCGCCGAACTACGTGATTCCCGCGACCGTGTCGTTCGTGTCGAGCACCGCGCAGTTCACGCCGAAGACCGTCGAGACCGCGAACGAGCGGCAGAAGCTCATGTTCCGCGTGAAGGCGCGGATCGATCGCGAGCTGCTGCAAAAGCACCTGAAGCTCGTGAAGACGGGGCTGCCCGGCGTCGCGTGGGTGCGCGTCGATCAGGGCAAGCCGTGGCCCGCGCAACTGATGGTCAAGGTCCCGCAGTGA
- a CDS encoding BON domain-containing protein has protein sequence MKTDRQIKQEVEDELTGDPMIDVAHFSVDVAGHIVTLTGHPSSYAEKLAAEMAANRVAGVRAVVIDVQVRLPGDDVRTDEAIADAVRSMLHWTVGLHDAAVQVQVESGWVTLSGKVDWSYQSHVAVRAISQMRGVTGVTNQIEVLGDVSADEIAGGIRRAMQRHAEREANHIDVAVKDGTVTLSGKVGSYAERAVARGAAWSTRGVRAVVDDLVVE, from the coding sequence ATGAAAACGGACAGGCAGATCAAGCAGGAAGTCGAGGACGAACTGACGGGCGACCCGATGATCGACGTCGCGCATTTCAGCGTCGACGTCGCCGGGCACATCGTCACGCTGACCGGCCATCCGTCGAGCTACGCGGAAAAGCTCGCGGCCGAGATGGCGGCGAACCGGGTCGCGGGCGTGCGGGCGGTCGTCATCGACGTGCAGGTGCGGTTGCCTGGCGACGACGTGCGCACCGACGAGGCGATCGCCGACGCCGTGCGGTCGATGCTGCACTGGACCGTCGGGCTGCACGACGCGGCCGTGCAGGTGCAGGTCGAATCGGGCTGGGTGACGTTGTCGGGCAAGGTTGACTGGTCGTATCAGAGCCATGTCGCGGTTCGCGCGATTTCGCAGATGCGCGGTGTGACGGGCGTGACGAACCAGATCGAAGTCCTCGGCGACGTGAGCGCCGACGAGATCGCGGGCGGCATCCGGCGCGCGATGCAACGCCATGCGGAGCGCGAGGCGAATCATATCGACGTGGCGGTCAAGGACGGCACCGTCACGCTGTCGGGCAAGGTCGGCTCGTATGCGGAACGCGCGGTCGCGCGCGGCGCCGCCTGGTCGACGCGCGGCGTGCGGGCGGTGGTCGACGATCTGGTCGTCGAGTGA
- a CDS encoding polysaccharide deacetylase family protein: MPSRSRFTWRTAVFGPGLRPVSRIVAADASSSAPADAPPADVAVLVYHRFSNDSGADPMTVGTATFEAQLAYLRRLGYRIVPLRDIVGWMRGEPVVLPPKAVALTVDEGHASIFDWVRTIALRERVPITLFVYPSAVDESPGSLTWHQLRVLHKTGWFDVQSHAWWHPDLNAAHRSSAAFRDATRAQFEQARARIEREIGNTVDLLAWPFGAFDGELGAAAREAGYVAGFTLEPSKIRHDTPMLTLPRFLMVEECKPAVLRRLLAKTGAALTR, from the coding sequence ATGCCATCTCGTTCCCGGTTCACCTGGCGCACGGCCGTTTTCGGCCCCGGCTTGCGGCCCGTCTCGCGGATCGTCGCTGCCGATGCGTCGAGCAGCGCGCCCGCCGACGCGCCGCCGGCCGACGTCGCCGTGCTCGTCTATCACCGCTTCTCGAACGACTCCGGCGCCGATCCGATGACGGTGGGCACCGCGACGTTCGAAGCGCAGCTCGCGTACCTGCGCCGGCTCGGCTACCGGATCGTTCCGTTGCGCGACATCGTCGGCTGGATGCGCGGCGAACCCGTCGTGCTGCCGCCGAAGGCGGTCGCGCTGACGGTCGACGAGGGGCATGCGTCGATCTTCGATTGGGTGCGCACGATCGCGCTGCGCGAGCGAGTGCCGATCACGCTGTTCGTCTATCCGTCCGCGGTCGACGAATCGCCCGGCTCGCTCACGTGGCATCAACTGCGTGTGCTGCACAAGACCGGCTGGTTCGACGTGCAGTCGCATGCGTGGTGGCATCCCGATCTGAACGCCGCGCACCGGTCGTCCGCGGCGTTTCGCGATGCGACGCGCGCGCAGTTCGAACAGGCCCGCGCGCGCATCGAGCGCGAGATCGGCAACACGGTCGATCTGCTCGCCTGGCCGTTCGGCGCGTTCGACGGCGAACTCGGCGCGGCCGCGCGCGAGGCAGGCTACGTCGCGGGCTTCACGCTCGAGCCGAGCAAGATCCGGCACGACACGCCGATGCTCACGCTGCCGCGTTTCCTGATGGTCGAGGAATGCAAGCCGGCCGTGCTGCGGCGGCTGCTCGCGAAAACCGGCGCGGCGCTGACCCGCTGA